A single Eulemur rufifrons isolate Redbay chromosome 9, OSU_ERuf_1, whole genome shotgun sequence DNA region contains:
- the NLGN2 gene encoding neuroligin-2 isoform X3: MWLLALCLVGLAGAQRGGGGPGGGAPGGPGLGLGSLGEERFPVVNTAYGRVRGVRRELNNEILGPVVQFLGVPYATPPLGARRFQPPEAPASWPGVRNATTLPPACPQNLHGALPAIMLPVWFTDNLEAAATYVQNQSEDCLYLNLYVPTEDGPLTKKRDEATLNPPDTDIRDSGKKPVMLFLHGGSYMEGTGNMFDGSVLAAYGNVIVATLNYRLGVLGFLSTGDQAAKGNYGLLDQIQALRWLSENIAHFGGDPERITIFGSGAGASCVNLLILSHHSEGTSSLPVPPGLFQKAIAQSGTAISSWSVNYQPLKYTRLLAAKVGCDREDSAEAVECLRRKPSRELVDQDVQPARYHIAFGPVVDGDVVPDDPEILMQQGEFLNYDMLIGVNQGEGLKFVEDSAESEDGVSASAFDFTVSNFVDNLYGYPEGKDVLRETIKFMYTDWADRDNGEMRRKTLLALFTDHQWVAPAVATAKLHADYQSPVYFYTFYHHCQAEGRPEWADAAHGDELPYVFGVPMVGATDLFPCNFSKNDVMLSAVVMTYWTNFAKTGDPNQPVPQDTKFIHTKPNRFEEVVWSKFNSKEKQYLHIGLKPRVRDNYRANKVAFWLELVPHLHNLHTELFTTTTRLPPYATRWPPRPPPGAPGTRRPPPPATLPPEPEPEPGPRAYDRFPGDSRDYSTELSVTVAVGASLLFLNILAFAALYYKRDRRQELRCRRLSPPGGSGSELPPEEELVSLQLKRGGGVGADPAEALRPACPPDYTLALRRAPDDVPLLAPGALTLLPSGLGPPPPPPPPSLHPFGPFPPPPPTATSHNNTLPHPHSTTRV, encoded by the exons ATGTGGCTCCTGGCGCTGTGTCTGGTGGGGCTGGCGGGGGCTCAACGGGGAGGAGGGGGTCCCGGGGGCGGCGCCCCGGGCGGCCCGGGCCTGGGCCTCGGCAGCCTCGGGGAGGAGCGCTTCCCAGTGGTGAACACAGCCTACGGGCGAGTGCGCGGTGTGCGGCGCGAGCTCAACAACGAGATCCTGGGCCCCGTCGTGCAGTTCTTGGGCGTGCCCTACGCCACGCCGCCCCTGGGCGCCCGCCGCTTCCAGCCGCCTGAGGCACCCGCCTCGTGGCCCGGCGTGCGCAACGCCACCACCCTGCCGCCCGCCTGCCCGCAGAACCTGCACGGGGCGCTGCCCGCCATCATGCTGCCTGTGTGGTTCACCGACAACTTGGAGGCGGCCGCCACCTATGTGCAGAACCAGAGCGAGGACTGCCTGTACCTCAACCTCTACGTGCCCACCGAGGACG GTCCGCTCACAAAAAAACGTGACGAGGCGACGCTCAATCCGCCAGACACAG atATCCGCGACTCTGGGAAGAAGCCTGTGATGCTGTTTCTACATGGCGGCTCCTACATGGAGGGCACCGGGAACATGTTTGATGGTTCAGTCCTGGCCGCCTATGGCAACGTCATCGTAGCCACACTCAACTACCGTCTTGGGGTGCTCG GTTTTCTCAGCACCGGGGACCAGGCTGCAAAAGGCAACTATGGGCTCCTGGACCAAATTCAGGCCCTGCGCTGGCTCAGTGAGAACATCGCTCACTTTGGGGGTGACCCTGAGCGCATCACCATCTTCGGGTCTGGGGCAGGGGCCTCCTGTGTCAACCTTCTAATCCTCTCCCACCATTCAGAAGGTACCAGCA GTCTGCCTGTCCCACCAGGGCTGTTCCAGAAGGCCATTGCCCAAAGTGGCACCGCCATTTCAAGCTGGTCTGTCAACTACCAGCCGCTCAAGTACACGCGGCTGCTGGCAGCCAAGGTGGGCTGTGACCGGGAGGACAGTGCCGAAGCTGTGGAGTGTCTGCGCCGGAAACCTTCCCGAGAGCTAGTGGACCAGGATGTGCAGCCCGCCCg CTACCACATTGCCTTCGGGCCCGTGGTGGACGGCGACGTAGTCCCTGATGACCCTGAGATCCTCATGCAGCAAGGAGAATTCCTCAACTACGACATGCTCATTGGCGTCAACCAGGGAGAGGGCCTCAAGTTCGTGGAAGACTCTGCAGAGAGTGAGGACGGTGTGTCCGCCAGCGCGTTCGACTTCACTGTCTCCAACTTTGTGGACAACCTGTATGGCTACCCGGAGGGCAAGGATGTGCTGCGGGAGACCATCAAGTTTATGTACACGGACTGGGCCGACCGGGACAATGGCGAGATGCGGCGTAAAACCCTGCTGGCGCTCTTTACTGACCACCAGTGGGTGGCACCAGCCGTGGCCACCGCCAAGCTGCACGCCGACTATCAGTCCCCTGTCTACTTTTACACCTTCTACCACCACTGCCAGGCTGAGGGCCGGCCTGAGTGGGCAGATGCGGCTCACGGCGATGAGCTGCCCTATGTCTTTGGTGTGCCCATGGTGGGTGCCACCGACCTCTTCCCCTGCAATTTCTCCAAGAATGACGTCATGCTCAGTGCCGTAGTCATGACCTACTGGACCAACTTCGCCAAGACTGG CGACCCTAACCAGCCAGTGCCACAGGATACCAAGTTCATCCACACCAAGCCCAACCGCTTTGAGGAGGTGGTGTGGAGCAAGTTCAACAGCAAGGAGAAGCAGTATCTGCACATTGGCTTGAAGCCGCGCGTGCGTGACAACTACCGTGCCAACAAGGTGGCCTTCTGGCTGGAGCTCGTGCCCCACCTGCACAACCTGCACACGGAGCTCTTCACCACCACCACGCGCCTGCCTCCCTATGCCACACGCTGGCCACCTCGCCCACCCCCCGGCGCCCCGGGCACACGCCGGCCCCCACCGCCCGCCACCCTGCCGCCTGAGCCGGAGCCTGAGCCAGGCCCAAGGGCCTATGACCGCTTTCCTGGGGACTCACGGGACTACTCCACGGAGCTTAGCGTCACTGTGGCCGTGGGcgcctccctcctcttcctcaacaTCCTGGCCTTTGCTGCCCTGTACTACAAGCGGGACCGGCGGCAGGAGCTGCGATGCAGGCGGCTTAGCCCACCTGGTGGCTCAGGCTCAG AGCTGCCACCAGAGGAGGAGCTGGTGTCACTGCAGCTGAAGCGGGGTGGTGGCGTCGGGGCGGACCCTGCTGAGGCCCTGCGCCCTGCCTGCCCACCCGACTACACCCTGGCCCTGCGCCGGGCACCGGACGATGTGCCTCTCTTGGCCCCCGGGGCCCTGACCCTGCTGCCCAGTGGCCTGGGGCCCCCgccacccccgccgcccccctccctccatccctttgGGCCCttccccccgcctccccccactGCTACCAGCCACAACAACACgctaccccacccccactccactaCTCGGGTATAG
- the NLGN2 gene encoding neuroligin-2 isoform X5, protein MWLLALCLVGLAGAQRGGGGPGGGAPGGPGLGLGSLGEERFPVVNTAYGRVRGVRRELNNEILGPVVQFLGVPYATPPLGARRFQPPEAPASWPGVRNATTLPPACPQNLHGALPAIMLPVWFTDNLEAAATYVQNQSEDCLYLNLYVPTEDDIRDSGKKPVMLFLHGGSYMEGTGNMFDGSVLAAYGNVIVATLNYRLGVLGFLSTGDQAAKGNYGLLDQIQALRWLSENIAHFGGDPERITIFGSGAGASCVNLLILSHHSEGLFQKAIAQSGTAISSWSVNYQPLKYTRLLAAKVGCDREDSAEAVECLRRKPSRELVDQDVQPARYHIAFGPVVDGDVVPDDPEILMQQGEFLNYDMLIGVNQGEGLKFVEDSAESEDGVSASAFDFTVSNFVDNLYGYPEGKDVLRETIKFMYTDWADRDNGEMRRKTLLALFTDHQWVAPAVATAKLHADYQSPVYFYTFYHHCQAEGRPEWADAAHGDELPYVFGVPMVGATDLFPCNFSKNDVMLSAVVMTYWTNFAKTGDPNQPVPQDTKFIHTKPNRFEEVVWSKFNSKEKQYLHIGLKPRVRDNYRANKVAFWLELVPHLHNLHTELFTTTTRLPPYATRWPPRPPPGAPGTRRPPPPATLPPEPEPEPGPRAYDRFPGDSRDYSTELSVTVAVGASLLFLNILAFAALYYKRDRRQELRCRRLSPPGGSGSGVPELPPEEELVSLQLKRGGGVGADPAEALRPACPPDYTLALRRAPDDVPLLAPGALTLLPSGLGPPPPPPPPSLHPFGPFPPPPPTATSHNNTLPHPHSTTRV, encoded by the exons ATGTGGCTCCTGGCGCTGTGTCTGGTGGGGCTGGCGGGGGCTCAACGGGGAGGAGGGGGTCCCGGGGGCGGCGCCCCGGGCGGCCCGGGCCTGGGCCTCGGCAGCCTCGGGGAGGAGCGCTTCCCAGTGGTGAACACAGCCTACGGGCGAGTGCGCGGTGTGCGGCGCGAGCTCAACAACGAGATCCTGGGCCCCGTCGTGCAGTTCTTGGGCGTGCCCTACGCCACGCCGCCCCTGGGCGCCCGCCGCTTCCAGCCGCCTGAGGCACCCGCCTCGTGGCCCGGCGTGCGCAACGCCACCACCCTGCCGCCCGCCTGCCCGCAGAACCTGCACGGGGCGCTGCCCGCCATCATGCTGCCTGTGTGGTTCACCGACAACTTGGAGGCGGCCGCCACCTATGTGCAGAACCAGAGCGAGGACTGCCTGTACCTCAACCTCTACGTGCCCACCGAGGACG atATCCGCGACTCTGGGAAGAAGCCTGTGATGCTGTTTCTACATGGCGGCTCCTACATGGAGGGCACCGGGAACATGTTTGATGGTTCAGTCCTGGCCGCCTATGGCAACGTCATCGTAGCCACACTCAACTACCGTCTTGGGGTGCTCG GTTTTCTCAGCACCGGGGACCAGGCTGCAAAAGGCAACTATGGGCTCCTGGACCAAATTCAGGCCCTGCGCTGGCTCAGTGAGAACATCGCTCACTTTGGGGGTGACCCTGAGCGCATCACCATCTTCGGGTCTGGGGCAGGGGCCTCCTGTGTCAACCTTCTAATCCTCTCCCACCATTCAGAAG GGCTGTTCCAGAAGGCCATTGCCCAAAGTGGCACCGCCATTTCAAGCTGGTCTGTCAACTACCAGCCGCTCAAGTACACGCGGCTGCTGGCAGCCAAGGTGGGCTGTGACCGGGAGGACAGTGCCGAAGCTGTGGAGTGTCTGCGCCGGAAACCTTCCCGAGAGCTAGTGGACCAGGATGTGCAGCCCGCCCg CTACCACATTGCCTTCGGGCCCGTGGTGGACGGCGACGTAGTCCCTGATGACCCTGAGATCCTCATGCAGCAAGGAGAATTCCTCAACTACGACATGCTCATTGGCGTCAACCAGGGAGAGGGCCTCAAGTTCGTGGAAGACTCTGCAGAGAGTGAGGACGGTGTGTCCGCCAGCGCGTTCGACTTCACTGTCTCCAACTTTGTGGACAACCTGTATGGCTACCCGGAGGGCAAGGATGTGCTGCGGGAGACCATCAAGTTTATGTACACGGACTGGGCCGACCGGGACAATGGCGAGATGCGGCGTAAAACCCTGCTGGCGCTCTTTACTGACCACCAGTGGGTGGCACCAGCCGTGGCCACCGCCAAGCTGCACGCCGACTATCAGTCCCCTGTCTACTTTTACACCTTCTACCACCACTGCCAGGCTGAGGGCCGGCCTGAGTGGGCAGATGCGGCTCACGGCGATGAGCTGCCCTATGTCTTTGGTGTGCCCATGGTGGGTGCCACCGACCTCTTCCCCTGCAATTTCTCCAAGAATGACGTCATGCTCAGTGCCGTAGTCATGACCTACTGGACCAACTTCGCCAAGACTGG CGACCCTAACCAGCCAGTGCCACAGGATACCAAGTTCATCCACACCAAGCCCAACCGCTTTGAGGAGGTGGTGTGGAGCAAGTTCAACAGCAAGGAGAAGCAGTATCTGCACATTGGCTTGAAGCCGCGCGTGCGTGACAACTACCGTGCCAACAAGGTGGCCTTCTGGCTGGAGCTCGTGCCCCACCTGCACAACCTGCACACGGAGCTCTTCACCACCACCACGCGCCTGCCTCCCTATGCCACACGCTGGCCACCTCGCCCACCCCCCGGCGCCCCGGGCACACGCCGGCCCCCACCGCCCGCCACCCTGCCGCCTGAGCCGGAGCCTGAGCCAGGCCCAAGGGCCTATGACCGCTTTCCTGGGGACTCACGGGACTACTCCACGGAGCTTAGCGTCACTGTGGCCGTGGGcgcctccctcctcttcctcaacaTCCTGGCCTTTGCTGCCCTGTACTACAAGCGGGACCGGCGGCAGGAGCTGCGATGCAGGCGGCTTAGCCCACCTGGTGGCTCAGGCTCAGGTGTACCTG AGCTGCCACCAGAGGAGGAGCTGGTGTCACTGCAGCTGAAGCGGGGTGGTGGCGTCGGGGCGGACCCTGCTGAGGCCCTGCGCCCTGCCTGCCCACCCGACTACACCCTGGCCCTGCGCCGGGCACCGGACGATGTGCCTCTCTTGGCCCCCGGGGCCCTGACCCTGCTGCCCAGTGGCCTGGGGCCCCCgccacccccgccgcccccctccctccatccctttgGGCCCttccccccgcctccccccactGCTACCAGCCACAACAACACgctaccccacccccactccactaCTCGGGTATAG
- the NLGN2 gene encoding neuroligin-2 isoform X1, protein MWLLALCLVGLAGAQRGGGGPGGGAPGGPGLGLGSLGEERFPVVNTAYGRVRGVRRELNNEILGPVVQFLGVPYATPPLGARRFQPPEAPASWPGVRNATTLPPACPQNLHGALPAIMLPVWFTDNLEAAATYVQNQSEDCLYLNLYVPTEDGPLTKKRDEATLNPPDTDIRDSGKKPVMLFLHGGSYMEGTGNMFDGSVLAAYGNVIVATLNYRLGVLGFLSTGDQAAKGNYGLLDQIQALRWLSENIAHFGGDPERITIFGSGAGASCVNLLILSHHSEGLFQKAIAQSGTAISSWSVNYQPLKYTRLLAAKVGCDREDSAEAVECLRRKPSRELVDQDVQPARYHIAFGPVVDGDVVPDDPEILMQQGEFLNYDMLIGVNQGEGLKFVEDSAESEDGVSASAFDFTVSNFVDNLYGYPEGKDVLRETIKFMYTDWADRDNGEMRRKTLLALFTDHQWVAPAVATAKLHADYQSPVYFYTFYHHCQAEGRPEWADAAHGDELPYVFGVPMVGATDLFPCNFSKNDVMLSAVVMTYWTNFAKTGDPNQPVPQDTKFIHTKPNRFEEVVWSKFNSKEKQYLHIGLKPRVRDNYRANKVAFWLELVPHLHNLHTELFTTTTRLPPYATRWPPRPPPGAPGTRRPPPPATLPPEPEPEPGPRAYDRFPGDSRDYSTELSVTVAVGASLLFLNILAFAALYYKRDRRQELRCRRLSPPGGSGSGVPGGGPLLPTAGRELPPEEELVSLQLKRGGGVGADPAEALRPACPPDYTLALRRAPDDVPLLAPGALTLLPSGLGPPPPPPPPSLHPFGPFPPPPPTATSHNNTLPHPHSTTRV, encoded by the exons ATGTGGCTCCTGGCGCTGTGTCTGGTGGGGCTGGCGGGGGCTCAACGGGGAGGAGGGGGTCCCGGGGGCGGCGCCCCGGGCGGCCCGGGCCTGGGCCTCGGCAGCCTCGGGGAGGAGCGCTTCCCAGTGGTGAACACAGCCTACGGGCGAGTGCGCGGTGTGCGGCGCGAGCTCAACAACGAGATCCTGGGCCCCGTCGTGCAGTTCTTGGGCGTGCCCTACGCCACGCCGCCCCTGGGCGCCCGCCGCTTCCAGCCGCCTGAGGCACCCGCCTCGTGGCCCGGCGTGCGCAACGCCACCACCCTGCCGCCCGCCTGCCCGCAGAACCTGCACGGGGCGCTGCCCGCCATCATGCTGCCTGTGTGGTTCACCGACAACTTGGAGGCGGCCGCCACCTATGTGCAGAACCAGAGCGAGGACTGCCTGTACCTCAACCTCTACGTGCCCACCGAGGACG GTCCGCTCACAAAAAAACGTGACGAGGCGACGCTCAATCCGCCAGACACAG atATCCGCGACTCTGGGAAGAAGCCTGTGATGCTGTTTCTACATGGCGGCTCCTACATGGAGGGCACCGGGAACATGTTTGATGGTTCAGTCCTGGCCGCCTATGGCAACGTCATCGTAGCCACACTCAACTACCGTCTTGGGGTGCTCG GTTTTCTCAGCACCGGGGACCAGGCTGCAAAAGGCAACTATGGGCTCCTGGACCAAATTCAGGCCCTGCGCTGGCTCAGTGAGAACATCGCTCACTTTGGGGGTGACCCTGAGCGCATCACCATCTTCGGGTCTGGGGCAGGGGCCTCCTGTGTCAACCTTCTAATCCTCTCCCACCATTCAGAAG GGCTGTTCCAGAAGGCCATTGCCCAAAGTGGCACCGCCATTTCAAGCTGGTCTGTCAACTACCAGCCGCTCAAGTACACGCGGCTGCTGGCAGCCAAGGTGGGCTGTGACCGGGAGGACAGTGCCGAAGCTGTGGAGTGTCTGCGCCGGAAACCTTCCCGAGAGCTAGTGGACCAGGATGTGCAGCCCGCCCg CTACCACATTGCCTTCGGGCCCGTGGTGGACGGCGACGTAGTCCCTGATGACCCTGAGATCCTCATGCAGCAAGGAGAATTCCTCAACTACGACATGCTCATTGGCGTCAACCAGGGAGAGGGCCTCAAGTTCGTGGAAGACTCTGCAGAGAGTGAGGACGGTGTGTCCGCCAGCGCGTTCGACTTCACTGTCTCCAACTTTGTGGACAACCTGTATGGCTACCCGGAGGGCAAGGATGTGCTGCGGGAGACCATCAAGTTTATGTACACGGACTGGGCCGACCGGGACAATGGCGAGATGCGGCGTAAAACCCTGCTGGCGCTCTTTACTGACCACCAGTGGGTGGCACCAGCCGTGGCCACCGCCAAGCTGCACGCCGACTATCAGTCCCCTGTCTACTTTTACACCTTCTACCACCACTGCCAGGCTGAGGGCCGGCCTGAGTGGGCAGATGCGGCTCACGGCGATGAGCTGCCCTATGTCTTTGGTGTGCCCATGGTGGGTGCCACCGACCTCTTCCCCTGCAATTTCTCCAAGAATGACGTCATGCTCAGTGCCGTAGTCATGACCTACTGGACCAACTTCGCCAAGACTGG CGACCCTAACCAGCCAGTGCCACAGGATACCAAGTTCATCCACACCAAGCCCAACCGCTTTGAGGAGGTGGTGTGGAGCAAGTTCAACAGCAAGGAGAAGCAGTATCTGCACATTGGCTTGAAGCCGCGCGTGCGTGACAACTACCGTGCCAACAAGGTGGCCTTCTGGCTGGAGCTCGTGCCCCACCTGCACAACCTGCACACGGAGCTCTTCACCACCACCACGCGCCTGCCTCCCTATGCCACACGCTGGCCACCTCGCCCACCCCCCGGCGCCCCGGGCACACGCCGGCCCCCACCGCCCGCCACCCTGCCGCCTGAGCCGGAGCCTGAGCCAGGCCCAAGGGCCTATGACCGCTTTCCTGGGGACTCACGGGACTACTCCACGGAGCTTAGCGTCACTGTGGCCGTGGGcgcctccctcctcttcctcaacaTCCTGGCCTTTGCTGCCCTGTACTACAAGCGGGACCGGCGGCAGGAGCTGCGATGCAGGCGGCTTAGCCCACCTGGTGGCTCAGGCTCAGGTGTACCTGGTGGGGGCCCCCTGCTCCCCACCGCTGGCCGAGAGCTGCCACCAGAGGAGGAGCTGGTGTCACTGCAGCTGAAGCGGGGTGGTGGCGTCGGGGCGGACCCTGCTGAGGCCCTGCGCCCTGCCTGCCCACCCGACTACACCCTGGCCCTGCGCCGGGCACCGGACGATGTGCCTCTCTTGGCCCCCGGGGCCCTGACCCTGCTGCCCAGTGGCCTGGGGCCCCCgccacccccgccgcccccctccctccatccctttgGGCCCttccccccgcctccccccactGCTACCAGCCACAACAACACgctaccccacccccactccactaCTCGGGTATAG
- the NLGN2 gene encoding neuroligin-2 isoform X2 — translation MWLLALCLVGLAGAQRGGGGPGGGAPGGPGLGLGSLGEERFPVVNTAYGRVRGVRRELNNEILGPVVQFLGVPYATPPLGARRFQPPEAPASWPGVRNATTLPPACPQNLHGALPAIMLPVWFTDNLEAAATYVQNQSEDCLYLNLYVPTEDGPLTKKRDEATLNPPDTDIRDSGKKPVMLFLHGGSYMEGTGNMFDGSVLAAYGNVIVATLNYRLGVLGFLSTGDQAAKGNYGLLDQIQALRWLSENIAHFGGDPERITIFGSGAGASCVNLLILSHHSEGLFQKAIAQSGTAISSWSVNYQPLKYTRLLAAKVGCDREDSAEAVECLRRKPSRELVDQDVQPARYHIAFGPVVDGDVVPDDPEILMQQGEFLNYDMLIGVNQGEGLKFVEDSAESEDGVSASAFDFTVSNFVDNLYGYPEGKDVLRETIKFMYTDWADRDNGEMRRKTLLALFTDHQWVAPAVATAKLHADYQSPVYFYTFYHHCQAEGRPEWADAAHGDELPYVFGVPMVGATDLFPCNFSKNDVMLSAVVMTYWTNFAKTGDPNQPVPQDTKFIHTKPNRFEEVVWSKFNSKEKQYLHIGLKPRVRDNYRANKVAFWLELVPHLHNLHTELFTTTTRLPPYATRWPPRPPPGAPGTRRPPPPATLPPEPEPEPGPRAYDRFPGDSRDYSTELSVTVAVGASLLFLNILAFAALYYKRDRRQELRCRRLSPPGGSGSGVPELPPEEELVSLQLKRGGGVGADPAEALRPACPPDYTLALRRAPDDVPLLAPGALTLLPSGLGPPPPPPPPSLHPFGPFPPPPPTATSHNNTLPHPHSTTRV, via the exons ATGTGGCTCCTGGCGCTGTGTCTGGTGGGGCTGGCGGGGGCTCAACGGGGAGGAGGGGGTCCCGGGGGCGGCGCCCCGGGCGGCCCGGGCCTGGGCCTCGGCAGCCTCGGGGAGGAGCGCTTCCCAGTGGTGAACACAGCCTACGGGCGAGTGCGCGGTGTGCGGCGCGAGCTCAACAACGAGATCCTGGGCCCCGTCGTGCAGTTCTTGGGCGTGCCCTACGCCACGCCGCCCCTGGGCGCCCGCCGCTTCCAGCCGCCTGAGGCACCCGCCTCGTGGCCCGGCGTGCGCAACGCCACCACCCTGCCGCCCGCCTGCCCGCAGAACCTGCACGGGGCGCTGCCCGCCATCATGCTGCCTGTGTGGTTCACCGACAACTTGGAGGCGGCCGCCACCTATGTGCAGAACCAGAGCGAGGACTGCCTGTACCTCAACCTCTACGTGCCCACCGAGGACG GTCCGCTCACAAAAAAACGTGACGAGGCGACGCTCAATCCGCCAGACACAG atATCCGCGACTCTGGGAAGAAGCCTGTGATGCTGTTTCTACATGGCGGCTCCTACATGGAGGGCACCGGGAACATGTTTGATGGTTCAGTCCTGGCCGCCTATGGCAACGTCATCGTAGCCACACTCAACTACCGTCTTGGGGTGCTCG GTTTTCTCAGCACCGGGGACCAGGCTGCAAAAGGCAACTATGGGCTCCTGGACCAAATTCAGGCCCTGCGCTGGCTCAGTGAGAACATCGCTCACTTTGGGGGTGACCCTGAGCGCATCACCATCTTCGGGTCTGGGGCAGGGGCCTCCTGTGTCAACCTTCTAATCCTCTCCCACCATTCAGAAG GGCTGTTCCAGAAGGCCATTGCCCAAAGTGGCACCGCCATTTCAAGCTGGTCTGTCAACTACCAGCCGCTCAAGTACACGCGGCTGCTGGCAGCCAAGGTGGGCTGTGACCGGGAGGACAGTGCCGAAGCTGTGGAGTGTCTGCGCCGGAAACCTTCCCGAGAGCTAGTGGACCAGGATGTGCAGCCCGCCCg CTACCACATTGCCTTCGGGCCCGTGGTGGACGGCGACGTAGTCCCTGATGACCCTGAGATCCTCATGCAGCAAGGAGAATTCCTCAACTACGACATGCTCATTGGCGTCAACCAGGGAGAGGGCCTCAAGTTCGTGGAAGACTCTGCAGAGAGTGAGGACGGTGTGTCCGCCAGCGCGTTCGACTTCACTGTCTCCAACTTTGTGGACAACCTGTATGGCTACCCGGAGGGCAAGGATGTGCTGCGGGAGACCATCAAGTTTATGTACACGGACTGGGCCGACCGGGACAATGGCGAGATGCGGCGTAAAACCCTGCTGGCGCTCTTTACTGACCACCAGTGGGTGGCACCAGCCGTGGCCACCGCCAAGCTGCACGCCGACTATCAGTCCCCTGTCTACTTTTACACCTTCTACCACCACTGCCAGGCTGAGGGCCGGCCTGAGTGGGCAGATGCGGCTCACGGCGATGAGCTGCCCTATGTCTTTGGTGTGCCCATGGTGGGTGCCACCGACCTCTTCCCCTGCAATTTCTCCAAGAATGACGTCATGCTCAGTGCCGTAGTCATGACCTACTGGACCAACTTCGCCAAGACTGG CGACCCTAACCAGCCAGTGCCACAGGATACCAAGTTCATCCACACCAAGCCCAACCGCTTTGAGGAGGTGGTGTGGAGCAAGTTCAACAGCAAGGAGAAGCAGTATCTGCACATTGGCTTGAAGCCGCGCGTGCGTGACAACTACCGTGCCAACAAGGTGGCCTTCTGGCTGGAGCTCGTGCCCCACCTGCACAACCTGCACACGGAGCTCTTCACCACCACCACGCGCCTGCCTCCCTATGCCACACGCTGGCCACCTCGCCCACCCCCCGGCGCCCCGGGCACACGCCGGCCCCCACCGCCCGCCACCCTGCCGCCTGAGCCGGAGCCTGAGCCAGGCCCAAGGGCCTATGACCGCTTTCCTGGGGACTCACGGGACTACTCCACGGAGCTTAGCGTCACTGTGGCCGTGGGcgcctccctcctcttcctcaacaTCCTGGCCTTTGCTGCCCTGTACTACAAGCGGGACCGGCGGCAGGAGCTGCGATGCAGGCGGCTTAGCCCACCTGGTGGCTCAGGCTCAGGTGTACCTG AGCTGCCACCAGAGGAGGAGCTGGTGTCACTGCAGCTGAAGCGGGGTGGTGGCGTCGGGGCGGACCCTGCTGAGGCCCTGCGCCCTGCCTGCCCACCCGACTACACCCTGGCCCTGCGCCGGGCACCGGACGATGTGCCTCTCTTGGCCCCCGGGGCCCTGACCCTGCTGCCCAGTGGCCTGGGGCCCCCgccacccccgccgcccccctccctccatccctttgGGCCCttccccccgcctccccccactGCTACCAGCCACAACAACACgctaccccacccccactccactaCTCGGGTATAG